The following are encoded in a window of Treponema rectale genomic DNA:
- a CDS encoding DUF4340 domain-containing protein: MKKFCVKKLVLLFLIAVFLCVYIVQLATSGNTETRIVETPSFDSIEIQWKDGAEDINLKLVKKDGKYFTEKNNYEADVSSVEEMENAIKSIKILGTVASSVSGNEVRYGLEEENAVTVNVYKGNKKVRRILVGKDSSTNTRSFVCLDDEDKVVTVQGAFHGIFAVTEETVRSKSVYSTDSNLITKVHVKTAEEEYELSRIVNGSDAGVQWNVTLNNTSVQNPVPDTSKVKAWLNLISSLDAGDWQGTDTALYHENADVEVEITAGVNTYSVKMYKGAEENSDVQVTCSATPYKFTVPAYFVNRFGKHLDDIVEHENAE; encoded by the coding sequence ATGAAAAAGTTTTGTGTAAAAAAATTAGTGCTTCTTTTTTTGATTGCAGTTTTTCTTTGTGTTTATATAGTTCAGCTTGCAACCAGCGGAAACACAGAAACAAGAATTGTAGAAACGCCTTCTTTTGATTCAATAGAAATTCAGTGGAAGGACGGGGCTGAGGATATAAACCTTAAGCTTGTAAAAAAAGATGGTAAGTATTTTACAGAAAAGAACAATTATGAAGCAGATGTTTCTTCTGTAGAAGAAATGGAAAATGCCATAAAATCTATAAAAATTCTTGGAACTGTTGCGTCTTCTGTAAGCGGTAATGAAGTCAGATATGGGCTTGAAGAAGAAAATGCCGTTACTGTAAATGTTTATAAGGGAAATAAAAAAGTTCGCAGAATTCTTGTAGGAAAGGACAGTTCAACGAATACGAGAAGTTTTGTATGTCTTGATGATGAAGATAAGGTTGTAACAGTTCAGGGGGCATTTCATGGAATTTTTGCTGTAACGGAAGAAACTGTACGATCTAAGTCTGTTTATTCAACAGATTCAAATCTTATTACAAAAGTTCATGTTAAGACTGCAGAGGAAGAATATGAGCTTAGCAGAATTGTAAATGGCAGTGATGCCGGGGTTCAATGGAACGTAACTTTGAATAATACTTCGGTTCAAAATCCAGTTCCAGATACTTCTAAAGTAAAGGCATGGCTTAATCTTATCAGTAGTCTTGATGCCGGAGACTGGCAGGGAACAGATACGGCTCTGTATCATGAAAATGCAGATGTAGAGGTTGAAATCACAGCCGGCGTAAATACATATTCCGTTAAGATGTATAAGGGCGCTGAAGAAAATTCCGATGTACAGGTTACTTGTTCTGCAACGCCTTATAAGTTTACGGTTCCTGCGTATTTTGTAAACAGATTTGGCAAGCATCTTGATGACATTGTAGAGCATGAGAATGCTGAATAA
- a CDS encoding sulfatase-like hydrolase/transferase yields MLLGISLIIAPVFILFAIYRNVLKTAINFFISAVVFVFIFFIIMNNGIRWFLFYLDIKSSASYIGYIKFYAIYYGQFIVSTLLLNFCHVKFSKYQDFFRTRWLLITVMMFIGWFFILGLFWAVFRFPIRQPRTVFFVMSNGVKGGVSGSVISTFLFRVLLPCVLIVLLLFGVRQILIKKGIYPAAHVRGKRHSLYGFIAAASCIVGVSAFLFIMRPWMYLVYYYESLKPAEDSEFYKKEFVDPKDVVITFPEKKRNVIYILMESLESSFVDSAHGGKMDDNLLPHLTEYAKEGAVSFRNSGILGGGTQVEGTGWTIAGILSKMAGIHFKLPTSKNPSQMQTFLPGATTLTDILYQNGYNQLFICGSDKTFASRDVFFETHGNVEVHDINYYKAHGRLASKYHNLFWGFEDYMLYDFAKQDILTLAEKEQPFAAVLLTVDTHYPEGFLCKYCPNDYEGTDPRSRYKNIVKCADAQVSSFIEWIKEQSFYEDTLIVVAGDHLFMEVPSFSIFDDTDYDLEAERNPRYWINLFINSSIETDYEMNRKFSSFDMFPSVLEAMGVTIEGRRLGFGRSLFSGKKTLLEKFGLNEVDAQLRKNTKQYNRLLRPSATLIYAKVRSVKKLLYRGYSEVMDIVSEKSAANR; encoded by the coding sequence ATGCTTTTAGGAATTTCATTAATTATTGCACCGGTTTTTATTTTATTTGCAATCTATAGAAATGTTTTAAAAACAGCAATAAATTTTTTCATAAGTGCTGTAGTATTTGTTTTTATTTTTTTCATAATAATGAATAATGGTATACGCTGGTTTTTGTTTTATCTTGATATAAAAAGTTCTGCATCGTATATCGGTTATATTAAGTTCTATGCGATTTATTACGGACAGTTCATTGTTTCTACTTTACTGTTAAATTTCTGTCATGTTAAGTTTTCAAAATATCAGGATTTTTTCAGGACACGCTGGCTGCTGATTACAGTCATGATGTTTATCGGCTGGTTTTTTATTCTTGGACTTTTCTGGGCTGTTTTTCGTTTTCCTATCAGACAGCCGAGGACAGTTTTTTTTGTAATGTCAAATGGTGTAAAGGGCGGGGTTTCAGGTTCAGTAATTTCTACGTTCCTGTTTAGGGTACTTCTGCCATGTGTTTTAATTGTCCTTCTGCTTTTTGGTGTTCGTCAAATTTTGATTAAAAAGGGAATTTACCCTGCAGCTCATGTTCGTGGAAAGCGGCACTCTCTTTATGGATTTATTGCCGCAGCAAGTTGTATTGTTGGTGTTTCTGCTTTTCTGTTTATAATGCGTCCGTGGATGTATCTTGTGTATTATTATGAATCTCTGAAGCCGGCTGAAGATTCAGAGTTTTATAAGAAAGAATTTGTTGATCCGAAGGATGTCGTAATTACTTTCCCCGAGAAAAAACGTAATGTAATTTATATTCTTATGGAATCTCTTGAAAGTTCTTTTGTTGATTCAGCACACGGCGGCAAAATGGATGATAATCTTTTGCCTCATTTAACGGAATATGCAAAAGAGGGAGCTGTCAGTTTCAGAAATTCTGGAATCCTTGGAGGCGGAACTCAGGTAGAAGGAACAGGATGGACTATTGCCGGAATTCTTTCTAAAATGGCCGGTATTCATTTTAAGCTGCCTACATCAAAAAATCCTTCGCAGATGCAGACTTTTCTTCCTGGTGCAACAACGCTGACTGATATTCTGTATCAGAATGGTTATAATCAGCTTTTTATCTGTGGTTCGGATAAAACTTTTGCTTCGCGGGATGTTTTCTTTGAAACTCACGGAAATGTTGAAGTTCATGATATAAATTATTATAAGGCTCATGGCAGGCTTGCTTCAAAGTATCATAATCTTTTCTGGGGATTTGAGGATTATATGCTTTATGATTTTGCCAAACAGGATATTCTTACTCTTGCAGAAAAGGAACAGCCTTTTGCTGCTGTCCTGCTTACTGTTGATACTCATTATCCGGAAGGTTTTTTGTGTAAATACTGCCCTAATGATTATGAAGGTACGGATCCCCGTTCACGGTATAAGAATATAGTAAAGTGCGCTGATGCACAGGTAAGCAGTTTTATTGAATGGATAAAAGAACAGTCCTTCTATGAAGATACTCTTATTGTTGTTGCCGGAGACCATTTATTTATGGAAGTTCCGTCATTCTCCATTTTTGATGACACGGATTATGATCTTGAAGCAGAACGTAATCCCCGCTACTGGATTAATCTTTTTATTAATTCAAGTATTGAAACTGATTATGAAATGAACAGAAAGTTTTCTTCATTTGACATGTTCCCGAGTGTTCTTGAAGCTATGGGGGTAACTATTGAAGGCCGCCGTCTGGGATTTGGACGTTCTCTGTTTTCTGGAAAAAAGACTCTTCTTGAGAAGTTTGGTTTGAATGAAGTTGATGCTCAGCTGAGAAAAAATACAAAGCAGTACAACCGTCTCTTGCGTCCGTCTGCTACTCTTATATATGCAAAAGTCAGGTCTGTAAAGAAACTTCTCTATAGAGGTTATTCTGAAGTTATGGACATTGTTTCGGAGAAATCTGCCGCAAACAGATAG